The genomic region GTAGCACCGCCGATCTTGCTATTACGCTCTCGGGGACACTGACGATTATTGACACCGATGGTGATGAAGACACCGATACCTTTGACGTTGACCTGGGAGGTTCCTTCACACAGACCGATTCTGGCGAAGACGCGACAGTGGAGATTCAGGGAGACATCAGAACTGGTGTAAACGCTGATCCTGATCCTCCGATCGAAGGAACGGTGAGCTTTGATGCGCCGATCACCCTGACCGGACACGTGCGAATCGACACCGATGGAGATAGTAGCGACACCGGCGCAACGGTGACCTTCGCCAACAGTGCAACCATTGCAGGCAACGGCAGTACCGAGGATGGAGAGACTGGCGGTCCCTGGGATCTGCGGATTAACGCGCCCGCGGCTACGGTGAGCTTTGGGCAGAATGCAGGAGCAGAGAACGGTCGTCTTGGGGGTGAGGACGGCGTTTCCCGGCTACGTGATATCCAGATTGATGATGCGCAGGAGATGACCTTCAACGGCGAGGTGTTTGCACGATCGTTCACGCAGCTTGCGGCGACGGAAGACACGGGACAGACCACCTTTGAGCGAGCCCAGGATTATCGCATAGCAAACTCTGGGTTCAGCTTCGCCGGGCATGGTTTGACTATCAATGACGAGTTGTCGTTGATCGGCGGTATGTCGGTGGCAAATGCGGGACCCTTTGAGACGAAAGCGGCAAACGGAGGCGATCCTCGTCGTGGTGAAATCATCGCCGATGGCGGGGTTGCCCAGACCGGAGATGGTGTAAACAGCATCGGGGCCGACATAAAGACTGATGGAACCGACATTGAGGTTACCACTGCAATCACGTTGACCGATGGTATCACGATGACGACGGTAGATGGTGCAGGGGAGGGAAATATTTACCTCACCGGCGCGGTAGATGGCACGAGCGAGGGAGGCCAGCCCCTGACGCTTTTGGCCGGCGCGGGTGAGATTTCCGTTCAAGGAGCGATTGGCGCGGCGACAGAACTTGCCACCCTGATAATCGACGCGATGTCCGTCACGCTGAGCGGGATCGGCGATTCGAGTCAGCCTGGTGTGGCCGGTGATGTCAACGTAGACGCTCGGGAACGCATAACCCTGGCAGGCTCCGATGTTACGTATTGGACCGGTGGAAGGCAGCGCTACGATGTGCCGGATGCCGGCATAGGGACTATCCTTGCTGTAGAGAACACGGGGTCCAATCAAACGCTCATCCGGTCCGGTGCCGGCGAAGACGATGGGACCATCCTGTTCCGGGATCTCTATATCGATTCCCCCGACGCGCAAATCGTCTTTCAACACGAATCAAGCGCGAAAATCTCATTACGAAACCTCTTCTTCTACCGAGGAACGGTTGATCTTGGCACTCATAACGTAACGTTGGCAACCGATCGATTCGGTGGCGGGCCAGGCGCCGGCGACGTCGCGATCTTTGGGGAGTTCTACGACGGTGAAGACCCGGACCGCGCCCCGGACGTGCCGAACAACAATTTCTTTGCCTACCCCGGTTTTGATCTGTTGTACGGAGGTTCAGACCCGGCGTACACACCTGGCAACGCGGGGTACACCGTCGCGACCGGTGTGTTCGGAACAGATCCAGCCGGAAACTGGGCAGCTTTCGCTGACCTCACCGGTTCCACGATCACCGTAACGGGTAACTTTTACGTCAACGGCGCCGGGATGACGGTTTCTGATCCAGCAGGTGAGACCTGGACCCTGACCATCCAGGATAACTCCAGCGCCGACATGATCTCGCCGGCTCCCAATCCACGTTTCGGCTCACCCTATGCGGTGGCGTTCAACATGGAAGTCAGTGGGAGCCAGGCAGCCGGAGGCACGGTTTCGGCCGCGGCGGGACTGCCGGCCGGTCCTCCCGGTTTGCCTTCACCTTACGCGGACGAGCACAATAACGGCGTCCAGGACAGCGGCGGCACGGCAAACTGGGTTTTCTCGCGCCCGCAGATCACCGCGGCTTATACGATCAGCGACAGGGTGGTCCGGATCGAGTTCAGCGAGCCCCTTGCCAATCAGAACGACGAAATACGCATCGCGATTGAAGGTAACGACGCGCTGACCTACGCGGATGCCGGTACGCCTGCGGACCCCGGTGGTACCGGTGGCACGCGCATATTTGCCGAAGCCTACCGTGCGCCGGCAGGACACGTGGTGGGCGATCCCCTGGACGAGAGTCTGCTGAATGCGAGTAACACCACCACCGGTGCAGGCAACCTGGACGTGATCTACGTGCGCCTCGACGCATCGAGCGAAGCCGTGCACGAGGCCCTCCGCTGGAAGACCGACGCCTCCGGTTCCGCTTCCCCGGATGATCCGGTCAACGCGGGTGCGGGCGGCGCAGATAGCACCGACCGGGTCGGCAACGACGCGCTCGACAACATCCCCGATCTCTTTTTCCTGAAAGGGGCCTTTCACGGTGCCGAGGGCCGCACGCCCGCGCGCAACTACGGTCACAACGCCTTCGATCGTTACGACCAGACCCGGGACCGGGCCGGTCCAGTCCTCTACCGCGTGGAATACGGTCGGGCTGTGCATAACAATCCGGCCATCCATCCCTACGACGCCCACAACTACTTTCAGCTGTCCTATTCGGAGCCGGTCAATTTCGGTGACTCTGCGGGACTCACCATCGATGACCGCACCGCGAACAATCTGCAGAGCAATACCACCTTTGAAGAGAGCGGGCAGAGGGGCGGCGACATCGTGACTGCCGGTGAGGGCCGGGCGAGCGTTGTGGGTTACTTCGATTATGATGCGGGGGGCTCCAGGGAGATGGAACGGGGCAGCCGGCCAGGTACTGTATCGGACGGGGAGGCCAACGCATTGTATCGACATGACGAGGATAATCCGCTGCCTCGGCCCGAGCACCAGCTGCGTATCTTCCTTTCGGGCTACCTGAATGGAGCAATAGGCAGCGGGCTTTTTCCCGGCTGGCACGCGGACGTACCCGATCCGGGCGCCGACGGAGCAACGATTGAGGTTCAGGAAAATGCTTTTATCGAGGACGCGCTCGGAAACCAGGTAAATCACCTCATTCATCCGCCGGGTTTCACCGCCGGTCCCGACAACGACGAGTTCCTCCCGGAGTGGGACGTAGACCCGCCCCGGTTCAGCACCTTCAACGTCAGTGGCGACGATCTGGTCTTCGAGATCGTGGCGATCACGGACCCCGTGACAAACCTCATCAACCGTCTGGAGTTCCACGTCCTGGACAACAGCCGCATCGACTTTGCAGGAACCCACCCCGAGGCGGTTCCCGAAGCAGAGCGCTGGGACCCTCGCGACGAGGGCAAGACCGACAGTCAGGGCTTCCCCCTGACCCACACCAATACCCGTCCCCACGAGGGAATCCGGGAGAGCACCTGGAACCGCGAGGCCTTCACCATCGGCGAGGCCGGGTCCGAAACCTTTCCCGTGGTGCCTCTGGAGATGGTGAGGGACGTGAACAACTCCCTCTTCGGCGAGGGAATCAACATCCGGGACGACTCCTACTTTGCCCTGCGCATCCCCGAGGGGGGCGGAGATAACAGAAACTGGGGTCTCCTGACCGACCTGGAGGTTCGCTACAACCACACCGAGGCCTTCACCACCGATCTCGCCGGGAACCTCCTGCCGAGCTTCGGCTTTGATGGAGTGCCCCCCATGCGCGTGATCCAGCGTGTCCCCCCCCGGATGCAGCTTGTTTTGGGCCGCGCGGGCGGGCGGGACCTCTACGTCAA from Alkalispirochaeta americana harbors:
- a CDS encoding FlgD immunoglobulin-like domain containing protein, with protein sequence MNTVSARSTSGGIFLLETDDLIVGDAGVTVQRVGANAGVTPTTDATQSDVRTTADNGAIVLRTTDGSITLNEGTAPAGNTAVVTHGSGNVLLQAQGTNQDIAVNADVLSTSGNISVLATRNIDTAVTVDIATGDTGTIDVEATAGSVTMADNSRITTEEGDIRVLAGQDIAVAGIATDGAAGSVSLTATAGSITDAGDTNVDVVANQLRMVAGVGIGAGNALETTVNTVSARAAGGGIFLLETDDLIVGDTAVTVQRVGADATSGDLTDATQSDVRTTGDNGSIVLQTTNGSITLDDGSAAAIGGDDGNSVVAHGSGNVLIQAVAGTVTGNADIRSGTGHITVKADNDIALNADVNVTTGTPGTVSLDAEDGALTMAGSAAVTATGSSARVAAQNDITLGNVSAADISIISQAGAVINATDSTKNVTGTNLRLAAAESIGASDRHLTTATDRVTARSTSGDIFITEDDGLRIDAVTVTVTEVQPDAGTSDIEDVSQSALVSQGGNGEVRLQVLSGDLVQDSENGNIATTGTGEIHVTVVVGSIEMEDGAVTETTDGTITYEAEVNITVGELISATGAVDITATTGSILAQQTLDANRGLRETPVSEITTTGVIDLRAGSTIGRGEPSSDTDPDPVDGPFQIKTGHTAVNVLNAPEGVWLEGVGGEIVIGDIIGDVGPVTLTVFDNLAFIRLTKTVITDGQDIVFGRPVRVDESGITVSTGPGGGHIDFTATLDSLSGEGNDLTLTAGTGDVFFRAAVGRDGSGFTGDGVAGFNEPAMGSITISSADNVLIGAGMTTRVGTGSSTADLAITLSGTLTIIDTDGDEDTDTFDVDLGGSFTQTDSGEDATVEIQGDIRTGVNADPDPPIEGTVSFDAPITLTGHVRIDTDGDSSDTGATVTFANSATIAGNGSTEDGETGGPWDLRINAPAATVSFGQNAGAENGRLGGEDGVSRLRDIQIDDAQEMTFNGEVFARSFTQLAATEDTGQTTFERAQDYRIANSGFSFAGHGLTINDELSLIGGMSVANAGPFETKAANGGDPRRGEIIADGGVAQTGDGVNSIGADIKTDGTDIEVTTAITLTDGITMTTVDGAGEGNIYLTGAVDGTSEGGQPLTLLAGAGEISVQGAIGAATELATLIIDAMSVTLSGIGDSSQPGVAGDVNVDARERITLAGSDVTYWTGGRQRYDVPDAGIGTILAVENTGSNQTLIRSGAGEDDGTILFRDLYIDSPDAQIVFQHESSAKISLRNLFFYRGTVDLGTHNVTLATDRFGGGPGAGDVAIFGEFYDGEDPDRAPDVPNNNFFAYPGFDLLYGGSDPAYTPGNAGYTVATGVFGTDPAGNWAAFADLTGSTITVTGNFYVNGAGMTVSDPAGETWTLTIQDNSSADMISPAPNPRFGSPYAVAFNMEVSGSQAAGGTVSAAAGLPAGPPGLPSPYADEHNNGVQDSGGTANWVFSRPQITAAYTISDRVVRIEFSEPLANQNDEIRIAIEGNDALTYADAGTPADPGGTGGTRIFAEAYRAPAGHVVGDPLDESLLNASNTTTGAGNLDVIYVRLDASSEAVHEALRWKTDASGSASPDDPVNAGAGGADSTDRVGNDALDNIPDLFFLKGAFHGAEGRTPARNYGHNAFDRYDQTRDRAGPVLYRVEYGRAVHNNPAIHPYDAHNYFQLSYSEPVNFGDSAGLTIDDRTANNLQSNTTFEESGQRGGDIVTAGEGRASVVGYFDYDAGGSREMERGSRPGTVSDGEANALYRHDEDNPLPRPEHQLRIFLSGYLNGAIGSGLFPGWHADVPDPGADGATIEVQENAFIEDALGNQVNHLIHPPGFTAGPDNDEFLPEWDVDPPRFSTFNVSGDDLVFEIVAITDPVTNLINRLEFHVLDNSRIDFAGTHPEAVPEAERWDPRDEGKTDSQGFPLTHTNTRPHEGIRESTWNREAFTIGEAGSETFPVVPLEMVRDVNNSLFGEGINIRDDSYFALRIPEGGGDNRNWGLLTDLEVRYNHTEAFTTDLAGNLLPSFGFDGVPPMRVIQRVPPRMQLVLGRAGGRDLYVKFNEPVIGPDNDQITRQAFRVRREGGDWETPAGLEVVRSGDGNSVWEVLLRLAEPALGANDFFAGRIAPSGTPEHPIRDRSGNAMPQEDTRRLSDLLLGVVEPLWATDSLGINDAGQGGFRTLREFDGHQELSRTDITLQARLHTEPPYEGIPLRLIVDADVPSSRKWGPEGATGRFWMPELLPGLIDPGVEGGVPPHSGAMEIVPYDVDGGLRTFRIPGSSGPVSSGQELEFLFRAGGVGAARLLNPEDLLSLAPWRIALGTGFIAQRANVTILNNVIYPEAGESTVLVYELSRPGMVTVQVFSLDGSLIRTLQRGRQGRGTFRLAWDGRNNSNQIVARGIYFIRVVAPGVDEYRKVLIAK